A genomic window from Sporosarcina sp. Marseille-Q4063 includes:
- a CDS encoding spore coat protein CotJB has product MNLSAFEEEREMLLLVQEADFVVVELTLYTDTHPDDMEALEQWREAIKEAAIIRRKYENRYGPLSLLSVPSEQAIEMGWRWNQAPWPWQR; this is encoded by the coding sequence GTGAATTTAAGCGCATTTGAAGAAGAACGGGAAATGCTGTTGCTCGTTCAAGAAGCCGATTTTGTCGTCGTTGAATTAACGCTTTACACTGATACACATCCGGACGATATGGAAGCTTTGGAGCAGTGGCGGGAAGCAATCAAGGAAGCAGCCATAATTCGACGAAAATACGAAAACCGATATGGACCTTTGTCTCTTTTATCAGTTCCTTCCGAACAGGCAATTGAAATGGGCTGGCGTTGGAATCAAGCACCGTGGCCATGGCAGCGGTGA